GGTTGGCGGGCCACCATAAAGCAGAAGCGAAGCAAGTCaatgaagatggagatgggCTTGTAGGTGGAGACTGGCGACTATGTGCCGTCAAGCGCTTGGCCCCTGATAGAGAGTCACAGACGATGGGTTTACGCGaagccttcttcttgaacCGACTCATGGCGACGACGGCATCGCCCTTCAGTGAACAAGACGGTCAACCTCCCAAACCGTCGGGAAGAGCGAGAGCAATCTCCCCCCTGAGGGACAGTTTCGGCCAGACACTGCTCCAAACACCCAAACCGACACCCAGCCTCAAGTCGCGTATTACCAACGGAAGTGTCTACATTACCAAACTCATCGCTGTAAAAGAAGATGGCGAGGGCTCAGCAGCACAAAGCTTGTCACACCCTGCACATGCTCGCTCAGCCTCTGACGCCATCAAGAGCCAAAAGACAAGGACAAGTAACGGTACACCGACCCGCCAGCGCAGCTCGACCATGCTGCCCCCCCACTCGCCAACGACGACCGCGCCAGTCGACCGTGTAGCTGCCAAAGTCTCCGTCGGGGCCGCCACACCGGACATCATCCCCAACATGTCATCCTTTCCCTCGTTCCCTTCCCTTGCCCAGGCTATCCGACAAGAATACGCTGCGCCCAGTTTATCGCGCCTCGTGTTGGTGCTTGAGCACGCCCCATTAGGGACGCTCGACAGGCTGTTGCGGACAAGTCCACAGTTGGTCGGCAAGAAGCTATGGGGACGATGGGCGAGGGAAGGAACGGAAGCGCTAGAGTGGGTACATGGGAAAGGCGTTGTACATGCGGATATCAAGCCGGGGAACTTGCTCGTATGTGATTTCCAACCATATACCATCTACCCAGTTGCTCATATATTTTTATTAGCTCACGACCGACCTCCATATCCGTCTTTCAGACTTTGGTTCATCACtcctcatccatccatctcaTCCACCCACAGACGGTCTCGGCCTCGGCACTCTCCCCTTCTCCCCACCCGAACTCGTAGACCCATCCGTCACATTCTCCTTCCCAGTCGATATCTTTGCCCTTGGCGCAACTCTCTACCAATGCATCACAGGGCGTGAGCCGTTTAGGGGTTTACGGTCAATTGAGATGATGCACCATGTGAAAAAAGGTGGATTATGGGCAtatgaagaggaagaacgTCTGAGTAGGGTGGGGGAACCGTATCGTGAAGGTATCGTCCAAGCTGGGACGCCGTACCCTTCCGCATGGCGAGACAATTACTCTGCCTCTGCCTCCTCTGCATCTCACATCCTTGCCGCTGCCGGTGCCGGTGCCGGTGCGGGTATTCGCCGTGGGGGATCTCTCCGTGTGCCGCCCACGTATTCGACCCTAGTGGAAGGACAAGAGGAAATTGCTCTCGCACCAGGTCGACCGAGGTTGAAGAGAATGACATCCGCAGAGTCCGTCCGCGCGAACGACGATGCCGGGAAATCCGAGTCACCGCCAGGCGTGAAACTGTGGGCGAAATGGGTCAAGGACGGGGCGGGGGTCGATCCCGTCACGGCGTTGCTGTCCGAGTCCGAGTCCGAGTCCGAGCCCGAGCCCGAGCCCGATACGAGTTTCCCGACGACCGATCCGTCGAGTAAGGTGAATCTCTCAAGAGGGAACAGTCACAGTTTGAGAAGGAGCGCGTCGATCAGGAACGGCCTCCCCGATACCATCTCGACGAGGTATTCACCCCCCAACACTGACGCAAACacccaccaccacccacCTCTGACACTCACCATCCATTCACCCGCCTCCTCCGCACATTCTCACCACCCTTCACCACCCCTCTCCCCGCGGCCTCCATCAATCATCCACAGGGGTATTTACGAATCGTACGCCGACGGCTCGCCCGCCATGTTGTTCTTGGACGGTACAGAGAGAGTGTCGGAAGACGTGCGGGATGTGTTAAAGGGCATGTTGGAGCCCGACCAGTGGATGAGATACAGAGCGAATGAAGTGCGAGAGAGGTGGAATGAGCTAGGGGTAGGGATCGAGGACGAAGTAGAGtcggaagaagatggaCATTGTCTTGTCAATGGCAAGGTGTCAGGTGAACAAGCGTAAAACTAGTGTTGAAACGTCTTGGATCTTGTGTGCTTCTATTTCTGCTTTTTTCTTTGAAAGGATTtaaaaaaaagaaaaagaaaaaatGGGTTCTGTTTTTGGGGCAGGGTAAAAGAAATACGTGTTGTTGGGATTAGGGCGCAATTGATTTGTTGTACAATTGAGAAGAAATAATACCGTCGTTAGATCAACTTTATACAACTTTTAGAATGCATATCTTAACTAATCCCTCTAATTATCCAAACAACATGAATAAGTCATACAGGCAGTGAATACAACTCGTCACCACGCCATAAAATAAGAGCGCGAGTGTAAAAATCCGGCACTTGGCATCCACGCTTTCAGAATCCAAATATATCGTCCATAgcatccttcttcttcttcttcttcttcttcttcgccatTGTCTTTTCATCACTTttcacttcttcttcatctttcaCGATCcgctttttcttcttctggaTACTATCATCCTCAATTGAAATGTCCTCTTTCAGCGCCTTGGCATGTGAGACGTTGATACCCGTCTCAACACGtcgcttcttctttttgtcCTTTGCAATATTTGTAGATGGTATATTGTCAAGTAGCTGGTCGATCCGTAGGGAAGGCGGGAGCTCAACCGATTTCGAGACGATTGTTGTTTCCTTTTCCAAGcaatcatcttccaaaTTGATTCCCGAGTCGATTGTAGATGACAACGAGACAACCTTCCCGCCTTTTGGAGGCTTGGCGCTTTCGGATATCGATCCCGGGGCTGACTTTGACCTTGATACGCGGCCAAGGGATTGGCTGGATCTGGATCGTTCAATCACTTCACCCATCTCCACGTCCACCCCCATATCTTTGATAGCACCAGCAAGCAATGTACCCGTAGCGACTTTATTGGTCTTTTGATTCTCTTCGGGtcccattcttctttttccatTGGTTGCCTTCCCGGCACCAACCAAAAGTCGCTCCACATCCATTTCAAGGGAATTTGCCAAGCAAACTGTCACAGTA
This DNA window, taken from Cryptococcus gattii WM276 chromosome C, complete sequence, encodes the following:
- a CDS encoding serine/threonine kinase, putative (Similar to TIGR gene model, INSD accession AAW42398.1) — translated: MSLNVLPLALAPADTPARTAPSRNDLFTTSWQPALPPPRPLATVSGHAHTMPMERRAPLPPPPPGDCPGVDEFGVTQRHRPAPPPHTSPRTSSFFDILLSTDLPAPPPAPHRSTSLPRTASHTNIANASSDRQRSWDAYTSSIPSSPSASYATADEDPLSPLHQSPQLPPSRTGQQADWIPPLPPAADDIKLRLVPSSTYFLGEGRYAKVYLAAYKRKRRPKKEAKQVNEDGDGLVGGDWRLCAVKRLAPDRESQTMGLREAFFLNRLMATTASPFSEQDGQPPKPSGRARAISPLRDSFGQTLLQTPKPTPSLKSRITNGSVYITKLIAVKEDGEGSAAQSLSHPAHARSASDAIKSQKTRTSNGTPTRQRSSTMLPPHSPTTTAPVDRVAAKVSVGAATPDIIPNMSSFPSFPSLAQAIRQEYAAPSLSRLVLVLEHAPLGTLDRLLRTSPQLVGKKLWGRWAREGTEALEWVHGKGVVHADIKPGNLLLTTDLHIRLSDFGSSLLIHPSHPPTDGLGLGTLPFSPPELVDPSVTFSFPVDIFALGATLYQCITGREPFRGLRSIEMMHHVKKGGLWAYEEEERLSRVGEPYREGIVQAGTPYPSAWRDNYSASASSASHILAAAGAGAGAGIRRGGSLRVPPTYSTLVEGQEEIALAPGRPRLKRMTSAESVRANDDAGKSESPPGVKLWAKWVKDGAGVDPVTALLSESDFPTTDPSSKVNLSRGNSHSLRRSASIRNGLPDTISTRYSPPNTDANTHHHPPLTLTIHSPASSAHSHHPSPPLSPRPPSIIHRGIYESYADGSPAMLFLDGTERVSEDVRDVLKGMLEPDQWMRYRANEVRERWNELGVGIEDEVESEEDGHCLVNGKVSGEQA
- a CDS encoding uncharacterized protein (Similar to TIGR gene model, INSD accession AAW42400.1), which translates into the protein MIKMLFSAHYITLQIIDLYHFLPLQTTVLSIYARLFTVTVCLANSLEMDVERLLVGAGKATNGKRRMGPEENQKTNKVATGTLLAGAIKDMGVDVEMGEVIERSRSSQSLGRVSRSKSAPGSISESAKPPKGGKVVSLSSTIDSGINLEDDCLEKETTIVSKSVELPPSLRIDQLLDNIPSTNIAKDKKKKRRVETGINVSHAKALKEDISIEDDSIQKKKKRIVKDEEEVKSDEKTMAKKKKKKKKKDAMDDIFGF